ATTGAAGTGTCCACAAGTAAATTTTATTAcagttgtaaaaaaaatttcatttctttttttatcaGGTGAGGAAGAACAAGTTTGTTGAGATCCTTCCAATTAATGTTGGTTGTTTAGGTGCTTGTACTTATTGCAAGACAAAGCATGCTCGTGGTCATTTAGGAAGCTACACAGTTGACAGCCTTGTAAGCTAATTGCCTTAGAATCAACCCAATTTACATGATTTCTCAGTTGGTCTCATACTTTATCAACTTTGACCTTGTAGGTGGGTCGTGTCAGAACTGTCATAGCTGATGGAGTCAGGGAGATTTGGTTAAGTAGCGAAGACACTGGTGCATATGGTGTGtagaattatatttattatgacTTACAAAAATGGGAGATTAAATGAAAATACATAAATGTTACCACTTAGCACTTCAACAAATGTCAAATGCTTGCGTTGTTGGATATGGAATTAGATATATTCTTTGCAGGGAGTCCTGACAGGAAATACAATGTTTGTGAATTGTACAAGTTTAATAGAACTTAGGAGAGCGAAGGATTTTCTGAAGCACAACTTATCACCTCTCTTTGACTTCATGCCAGTGACTCAAACTATTGTGGGTgttgaaattttgtcatttGTCTGGTTCAtgaattaagaaattttttatggCCGATGAACTATTAAAACTGTAATGGCTTTTgctttatgattaaaaaatgttatatttaacAGCCTATGGTTTTGGTTGGTTATTCACAGGTCGAGACATTGGAGTTAGTCTCCCAATTTTGTTGAATTCATTAGTCTCTGAGCTTCCGCCTGATGGAAGCACAATGCTCCGAATTGGAATGACCAATCCTCCATATATTCTGGAGCACTTGAAAGAGATAGCTGAGGTTTTGTGGCACCCATGTGTTTATTCTTTTCTTCATGTACCTGTTCAGTCTGGAAGCGACTCCATCTTGAGTGTGAGATTTACTTTTGGCCATATTTCATGCTTGTCCTTCTGTTGAATTTTGTTCACTGGCATTTATTTTCCTTTGTCAGTGCataaaatttcttaatttgTTTCCTTATTCAACTTCACGAGgttgtatattatatggtttgaaTGTGTCCTGTGTTTCCAAATTGTGATATACTGCTTCTTTATATTGGATATCAGGCAATGAACAGAGAGTATACTGTGAGTGAGTTTCGGACGGTGGTTGATACATTGATTGAACTGGTTCCCGGAATGCAGATAGCAACTGATGTTATATGTGGATTTCCTGGTATTGCTAAACCTGGCTTATTATCTTTACCTGGTTTTCATTTTCGTATTTCTCATTGAAAATTTCTGGAGTAATTGGTCAAATGTTTGTTCGTATGATTACCAATAGGTTTTGTTCTCGATTTTGTTGGAGCATTTTAGTTATGTATCGAATTGATCTGTTCAGTTTTTGATTATTTGTGTTCCCAAGTTAATTCAAAGCTATGTAACCTTTGTGGCGAGATAATGTGGTCAGTTGAAGAACGAGCGTGCCTTTCCATCAAAGTGATAAAACAATGAGGGTGAAGTGCCCTGATGGCATGAATACTTCCTCTCATCATTATGTGATTTTACTATTGCTAATTTAGTGGGAAAAATTTCACCGTcgtttgaaatttgaaaatttattaccAGTTCCAAAGTAACACCCCAAATTTGTATGCTGTTCCTATATATTATAACGTTCTGCTTCTCAGGTGAAACTGATGAAGATTTTGAGCAAACAATCAATCTCATCAAGGAGTACAAGTTTCCTCAAGTTCACATATCGCAATTCTATCCTCGGCCAGGTAAGTTGTATTTTCCTTCATTCATACCAGCAAATTATAATTTCCaaaatttgattaatttgaACAACAGCTTGGGTTTCCTTTTGACTATTTATTCATCATTTGAGATTCTTAGATAGGGAAGGCTAAATCGAGATAACACGCCCTCTAATGCATGTATATTTTGCTTTTTTAAAGATGATAGATCAATTTTATAACAGCCATATTTGTGGAAAATGAATAATAGAGTAATAGTGTTGTCTATGCTCTAGAACTTATTTGTTGTCCTCTGTATTGGGGGATGTTGTGCTCCGCTGCCAATCCtacggttttttttttaatcgacTTTGAAAATTTTGACCAGGTTTAAATGTGCTTCTCATCAAATTTGTCTGTCTACTGCAAAATGCAGCGCAGTtatcatgtattttattttgatattttctcaaACAGGAACACCCGCTGCCAGGATGAAAAAGGTTCCAAGTAATATAGTGAAGAAAAGAAGTCGTGAGTTGACAACCATATTTGAATCCTTCACGCCATATGTCGGAATGGAAGGCAAAATTGAGCAGATATGGATTACTGATGTTGCCACGGATGGAATTCACCTGGTAATATCATCCTTAAACTTGTATCAAGCAAACAATCACATGCCATGAGAGCACTTATGACATATTTTACACATTCAGTATCGATCAATCTCATTTACAGCTCATTTTTTGACTTTCACGTATTAGTTTGTGGTCCCACTTTTGTctgattatgttttttttattgctaTAGGTTGGTCATACGAAAGGATACATTCAGGTGCTGGTGGTTGGACCAGGAAGCATGTTGGGGTCTTCCGCTATGGTAAAAATAACATCTGTTGGAAGATGGTCTGTTGTTGGAGACGTGATCGAGATACTTACAGAACAAGCTCATTCACGTGAAAATTTGAGCAACAGAGATTCGAAATGCTCGAATGACAGTGACACATGCTGTTCAAAAGATTCAGAAACCTGTGCTTGTGGATTGGCAAGTAGCTGTGGACAGACGCAAGAGGGAACTATTTCAGTTTCGATGAATGACCAAAAGCCCAGAAGCCAAAACCTGATTGGATGGTTACTCCGGAAACGAAAGAACAATTCCCAGAAAGAGATGGAGAATGAGGTAGTGTTGAAATTTGAGGAAAAGCAAAGAACCTCTGAATGGGCTTTTGTTGATAGTGCTCTTCTTGGAGTCATGCTTACCAGCTTATTGATTGCTATTGCTATATGTTTGTATCTTGGATTTAGTGATTTCTCATCCAAGTAAGTGGTTGAACATTTGGTTTTTGAAGAAACCAGTGCATGGTGTTAAATTTTGAGATGATCGTTATTTGATGAGATTTTGTCTGTAAAATATTTTACTGTATATGGCAGTTGCTTCTTCCCTGTTGTTTTACGAATGCAACTTGGAAGATGCGTTTTTGCGCATTATTATTTTGGATCATCAAAATTTAAATGGGATAAAATTTAGAAGTTGTGATGGGCTGTATATTCTTTTATATGGATCGAGTGGACATTCCATGCGTGAGACGTGATTATTCACCGGTATGGTTTGTTAAAAAAACAGGAATACCAATTCGAAATAGGGTATTCTGTAACATTAGTCagaatacaaataaataatgaCAATGATAAAAGGTTTGCTTTCCTAGGTGCATTGAGCAATCACACGAAAGCTCGAGCtcgtaaaaaaaatcaaagtttgttcattgttttatttttagtaaatttgatGATAATCtatctaaaaatatttgatactGTAAATAAATGTCGAAAAAGTTGCAACATAGTACACTTCAAATAAAATGTCATTTTAACATGGTTTGTACAGTAGTTGTATCCACCACCTAAGAAAGCTAAATCTTCAGTGTTTCAATAATTAGGGAAATGATAAAGGGAATTTTATAACTATCATCAGAAATGAAATATTGGCATGCACGAAAAATCAGCATTCTGATAACATAATCAATGAGGTAAGAGCAAAAGGACTAACGTGAAGTGCACATCTTATACATTTGGGCGATGTTGAATCCATGCAATTATGACACGTCAAGTTGGATCAGCAAACCGGAATAAAAACCACTAAAATAATTTGTGCAATCAAATGTCCTGTCTGTAGCCAAGCTGGTAATAGTTTATCCCTCCTTCTGGTTCCTTACTTTTAGTCAATGTTGCATACCAAGTTTCTGGATTTATAGACTTAATACGTTCATCTGTCGGATTTCCCGTAAGAAACATTAATGGCGCAGCTTCAACCATTTTGATTCCACTTGTTGGTATGCTTCGCATATCTTTGGCGTCGACAGTAGGGATAGAGGTTGCTCTATTTCTTGTGTTTGGTCCGTTAATGATCTGCACAAGATTGCCATGCTCTTGAAAGTGATAGCTATATGgtacatgattttgagaaaatggaaCTTTTAAAAAATGGTTTTGAGGGGGTAAAGTACATGATATGTACGGAAATTTTGGCTGCCATGGAGCAACTCTCTGCAGCAGTTCCATTGGTTGTAGGACATTATTGGCTGCAACCAGATACTGTTCGGAGTGAGCAAGATTTGCATCCTGCTCCTGTCGCATAGTACTTGAATCTTTCAAAGAGGCACGGCTAATGAAATCAATCTCTCGATTTCCAGGATTTGTAGAATGATCTGAAGTCCTGTTTCCCAATGGTTCATGATCTTGGCCTAGCCACTGAAAATTCTTGGATGTCACTTCTTTACACGCGTAAGCATTCATGTTCAAGCCGTTGGCTTCACCATGAAGAAAATTGAGATCATTGCCGAGACTCTTGGCTCGTTTTGAACTTACATCTGAACAAAAATGTTCCTGTGAAGTGGAAGATTGTTCTTCTACAGCAGCGACATTGAGGTCAATCCCAGTAAAACCTCGTGGGCTATACCGTTTTCTGGAGCATGGTTCACTTGGAAATATATTGGAAAGAGCAACTGAACGGAAAGCACTCATTTCTGCAGAACCTTTCCAATCCTGTCCACCTTCAAACTTCAATGGCATCGTGGGTAGGCCCCTAGGAATCCCAGCTTTTGCCACCACTTTAATTACACTGCAAGAAGATAGAGTTTCAACATCAGGCTGAATAAACTCATCCGATCCATCTTCATTGATGTCTTCATTCAGATCAAATACAGCAGCAACCGAATCCAGTTTGTCGACACCATCTTTGCTTAATCTTGTCATCCATGTCTCTGAAGATTCATTGCCATTTGTACCTTCACCAATCACTACAGTATATGTATCTGACGATTTATATTTCACTGACATTTTCTCACTGTCTCCTGATATTTCAGAAACTGTCATTCTTTTACCTGATGATTGCTTACCAGCGTCACACAATCGTGCCTTACCCTGAAagatgatatttgatttatgctTGCTGGCATTAGAGGCTGGATCAAAAGCATTTTCATCAGATATTCTATATGATGAAATGATCGAATCTTGTGATTTATTGCCGCCTACATCATCTATTTCCGGGTTATCACCTGCCTTGACGGTATGATTACTTGTGGTCTCTTTGTTTTCAGTCCATGAACTAGCTTCACAAATCTCAACTTTTATATCAATGTCAGCCATATATTTAGGCGTCCTAAAACTAAATTCTCAAGCTTAATAGAATTCCAATAAAATTTAGAGACAAAACCACAATGGACAAGTCATAGCTGAACCATGAAGAGCCCTGCAAATTATGGTTCAGCATAGTTTAGGCAAATACAACACAATATGGAATGTGGATTATCCAAAAAGCCTGCGCAGTTGAAGTGGAAAAGCATCATAAATTTTAACGTACTAATATTTGACTTAAAAAAtagcaaaaaaagaaaaattaaataaagtaaaAGGAAAAAAACTCAGACGAAGGCTCAAATTTTGACAAAACAGAGATGCAAACACCAATATAAGCAAAATCATAATACCGTCAAAATTGAATGGATCGAACATGTAGCCGTTAAATTTATGATAGCCAAAGAGCAAGCCTCGAGTTTCCGAAACCAAAATGGATAAAAACCTGAATAAAACTCGGATGATGTAGTTCAAGCTTTACAGCTTCATTCATGTGTCCCAC
The DNA window shown above is from Primulina huaijiensis isolate GDHJ02 chromosome 12, ASM1229523v2, whole genome shotgun sequence and carries:
- the LOC140990216 gene encoding uncharacterized protein isoform X2 — its product is MADIDIKVEICEASSWTENKETTSNHTVKAGDNPEIDDVGGNKSQDSIISSYRISDENAFDPASNASKHKSNIIFQGKARLCDAGKQSSGKRMTVSEISGDSEKMSVKYKSSDTYTVVIGEGTNGNESSETWMTRLSKDGVDKLDSVAAVFDLNEDINEDGSDEFIQPDVETLSSCSVIKVVAKAGIPRGLPTMPLKFEGGQDWKGSAEMSAFRSVALSNIFPSEPCSRKRYSPRGFTGIDLNVAAVEEQSSTSQEHFCSDVSSKRAKSLGNDLNFLHGEANGLNMNAYACKEVTSKNFQWLGQDHEPLGNRTSDHSTNPGNREIDFISRASLKDSSTMRQEQDANLAHSEQYLVAANNVLQPMELLQRVAPWQPKFPYISFPFSQNHVPYSYHFQEHGNLVQIINGPNTRNRATSIPTVDAKDMRSIPTSGIKMVEAAPLMFLTGNPTDERIKSINPETWYATLTKSKEPEGGINYYQLGYRQDI
- the LOC140990216 gene encoding uncharacterized protein isoform X1, giving the protein MADIDIKVEICEASSWTENKETTSNHTVKAGDNPEIDDVGGNKSQDSIISSYRISDENAFDPASNASKHKSNIIFQGKARLCDAGKQSSGKRMTVSEISGDSEKMSVKYKSSDTYTVVIGEGTNGNESSETWMTRLSKDGVDKLDSVAAVFDLNEDINEDGSDEFIQPDVETLSSCSVIKVVAKAGIPRGLPTMPLKFEGGQDWKGSAEMSAFRSVALSNIFPSEPCSRKRYSPRGFTGIDLNVAAVEEQSSTSQEHFCSDVSSKRAKSLGNDLNFLHGEANGLNMNAYACKEVTSKNFQWLGQDHEPLGNRTSDHSTNPGNREIDFISRASLKDSSTMRQEQDANLAHSEQYLVAANNVLQPMELLQRVAPWQPKFPYISCTLPPQNHFLKVPFSQNHVPYSYHFQEHGNLVQIINGPNTRNRATSIPTVDAKDMRSIPTSGIKMVEAAPLMFLTGNPTDERIKSINPETWYATLTKSKEPEGGINYYQLGYRQDI
- the LOC140989943 gene encoding uncharacterized protein, whose amino-acid sequence is MEDIEDLLVAGGGGEIPGFRIPVAAAVGVNHKHVKKNRISGSISNATSCNSSKIPGTQTIYLKTFGCSHNQSDSEYMAGQLSAFGYNLSDNEDKADLWLINTCTVKSPSQSAMETLIAKCKSAKKPLVVAGCVPQGSRDLKELDGVSIVGVQQIDRVVEVVEETLKGHEVRLLTRKTLPALDLPKVRKNKFVEILPINVGCLGACTYCKTKHARGHLGSYTVDSLVGRVRTVIADGVREIWLSSEDTGAYGRDIGVSLPILLNSLVSELPPDGSTMLRIGMTNPPYILEHLKEIAEVLWHPCVYSFLHVPVQSGSDSILSAMNREYTVSEFRTVVDTLIELVPGMQIATDVICGFPGETDEDFEQTINLIKEYKFPQVHISQFYPRPGTPAARMKKVPSNIVKKRSRELTTIFESFTPYVGMEGKIEQIWITDVATDGIHLVGHTKGYIQVLVVGPGSMLGSSAMVKITSVGRWSVVGDVIEILTEQAHSRENLSNRDSKCSNDSDTCCSKDSETCACGLASSCGQTQEGTISVSMNDQKPRSQNLIGWLLRKRKNNSQKEMENEVVLKFEEKQRTSEWAFVDSALLGVMLTSLLIAIAICLYLGFSDFSSK